The following are from one region of the Actinoplanes sp. L3-i22 genome:
- a CDS encoding SigE family RNA polymerase sigma factor, translating to MTPRSEPTDSTDAGYVAFVAAGWSRYLWMASLITGDRHHGEELLQESLVNLYTKWKRVARDGNPHAYLRKMLVNGNVSRWRRWRREEPVAETPERQDGRSALIEPHDSLQRAVLRLPRQQRAVIVLRYFEDLSEKDAAAVLGCSVGALKSTHSRALAKLRAESALLETRG from the coding sequence GTGACCCCCCGAAGCGAACCGACGGACTCGACCGACGCCGGATACGTGGCTTTCGTCGCGGCCGGCTGGAGCCGCTATCTGTGGATGGCGAGCCTCATCACCGGCGACCGGCACCATGGCGAGGAGCTCCTGCAGGAGTCCCTGGTCAACCTGTACACCAAGTGGAAGCGCGTGGCCCGCGACGGCAACCCGCACGCCTACCTGCGCAAGATGCTGGTGAACGGCAACGTCAGCCGCTGGCGGCGCTGGCGGCGCGAGGAGCCGGTGGCCGAGACGCCCGAGCGGCAGGACGGCCGGTCCGCGCTGATCGAGCCGCACGACTCCCTGCAGCGGGCCGTGCTGCGCCTGCCCCGGCAGCAGCGGGCCGTGATCGTCCTGCGCTATTTCGAGGATCTGTCCGAGAAGGACGCGGCCGCCGTGCTCGGCTGCTCCGTCGGCGCGCTGAAGTCCACCCACTCCCGTGCCCTGGCCAAGTTGCGCGCCGAGTCGGCGCTCCTCGAGACCCGCGGCTGA
- a CDS encoding Ig-like domain-containing protein, translating to MQHPISRLFLGGLTASALSVAGLAVPAYAADGPTLTAGVVANVAAAPGGRFDATLSVTNTGAEPVDGLTVTIDTDWGFENLEQYANCDYTGGQAQACTFDQTIAPGASYRVVLPYRARADTYAPSTLYGVYHWLPAAGHQASGTPGTGSTLRLAAGDRLGTSEDGDWQHIGVAVTGEQGSDLVAIGGTVTGTLGTVVEAEVGVRNDGPATLNMTRSGTSPGFVDVTIPAGTSVVSAPGCYQVLSAPTHYGCQSPDLFKVGETATFKITLRLDQLGDVTVPIEVNPTCQCDRWTKDRDKSNDKASLVVTTTAAVPDVTAPVIRDSGLVANQPVRAVHPFYATVTDNVAVTRLEVTSTSLVGPYGNCGKSTAQPDKWVCKIVLTQGFDNELDSTITVKAYDAAGNVSDPVVVPVHVDNKRPSYSLSPAAKSSLRSGPVTITLPDMSADVTSVKVTDGLGGPLLTTLTAAPWSYAWNATDSATPPCFQAADPAGNLMTHCTDYIVDDENPVIDQVLFDGSYSSNRLDEGTGWVGARSYVRAEVTDESPITRTEWWVNGSLVSTSFPTFEWDAQAITAPTATVELRIWDAAGNPSSKSFPVNIDKAAPAATVTPAQNTLVRGTTFVTTIKATDRNGIAYTALEAPDNVGPLTSARVRTGRDGARTVTWVMIDKLGNYAYLKRTVIVDNTAPAVAFKSAPANKAKLRKTVTVKATATDRNGIAKVQLLVNGKVVATDTRSAYTFTLNPKKYGKTFTVQLRAYDRAGNLKVTTKRTYRR from the coding sequence TTGCAGCACCCCATTTCTCGTCTTTTCCTCGGCGGCCTGACCGCGTCCGCGCTGTCGGTCGCCGGGCTCGCCGTTCCGGCCTACGCGGCCGATGGGCCCACCCTGACCGCCGGCGTCGTGGCGAACGTCGCCGCCGCGCCGGGCGGGCGTTTCGACGCGACGCTCTCGGTCACCAACACCGGCGCGGAGCCGGTCGACGGCCTGACCGTCACCATCGACACCGACTGGGGTTTCGAGAACCTCGAGCAGTACGCCAACTGTGATTACACGGGTGGCCAGGCCCAGGCCTGCACCTTCGACCAGACCATCGCGCCGGGTGCGTCGTACCGGGTGGTCCTGCCGTACCGGGCCCGGGCGGACACCTACGCGCCGAGCACCCTCTACGGCGTCTACCACTGGCTGCCCGCGGCCGGGCACCAGGCGTCCGGCACCCCGGGCACCGGCTCGACCCTGCGGCTGGCGGCCGGCGACCGGCTCGGGACCAGCGAGGACGGCGACTGGCAGCACATCGGGGTCGCCGTGACCGGCGAGCAGGGCAGCGACCTGGTCGCGATCGGTGGCACGGTCACCGGCACGCTCGGCACCGTGGTCGAGGCCGAGGTCGGCGTGCGCAACGACGGCCCGGCCACGCTGAACATGACCCGGAGCGGTACGTCGCCCGGATTCGTCGACGTGACCATCCCGGCCGGGACCTCGGTGGTCAGCGCGCCCGGCTGCTACCAGGTGCTGAGTGCGCCGACCCACTACGGGTGCCAGTCCCCGGACCTGTTCAAGGTGGGCGAGACCGCCACCTTCAAGATCACCCTGCGGCTCGACCAGCTCGGCGACGTCACCGTGCCGATCGAGGTCAACCCGACGTGCCAGTGTGATCGGTGGACCAAGGACCGCGACAAGTCGAACGACAAGGCGTCGCTGGTGGTCACCACGACCGCCGCGGTGCCGGACGTCACCGCCCCGGTCATCCGGGACAGCGGTCTGGTCGCGAACCAGCCGGTCCGGGCGGTCCACCCGTTCTATGCGACCGTGACGGACAACGTCGCGGTCACCCGGCTTGAGGTCACCTCGACGTCGCTGGTCGGTCCGTACGGCAATTGCGGCAAGTCGACCGCCCAGCCCGACAAGTGGGTCTGCAAGATCGTCCTGACGCAGGGATTCGACAACGAGCTGGACAGCACGATCACCGTCAAGGCCTATGACGCGGCCGGCAACGTCAGTGATCCCGTCGTCGTCCCGGTCCACGTGGACAACAAGCGGCCCAGTTACTCGTTGTCGCCGGCGGCCAAGTCGTCGTTGCGGTCCGGCCCGGTCACCATCACCCTGCCGGACATGTCGGCCGACGTGACCTCGGTGAAGGTGACGGACGGCTTGGGTGGCCCGCTGCTGACCACGCTCACCGCCGCGCCGTGGTCCTACGCCTGGAACGCCACCGACAGCGCGACCCCGCCGTGTTTCCAGGCGGCCGATCCGGCCGGCAACCTGATGACCCACTGCACCGACTACATCGTCGACGACGAGAACCCGGTCATCGACCAGGTGCTGTTCGACGGCTCGTACTCGTCGAACCGCCTGGACGAGGGCACCGGGTGGGTCGGCGCGCGTAGCTACGTGCGGGCCGAGGTCACCGACGAGTCGCCGATCACCCGTACCGAATGGTGGGTGAACGGGTCTTTGGTCTCGACGTCGTTCCCGACGTTCGAGTGGGACGCCCAGGCGATCACCGCGCCGACCGCGACCGTGGAGCTGCGGATCTGGGACGCGGCCGGCAACCCGTCGTCGAAGTCGTTCCCGGTGAACATCGACAAGGCCGCCCCGGCGGCGACCGTGACCCCGGCGCAGAACACGCTGGTCCGGGGCACCACGTTCGTCACCACGATCAAGGCCACCGACCGCAACGGCATCGCCTACACCGCTCTCGAGGCGCCGGACAATGTCGGCCCGCTGACCTCGGCCCGGGTCCGGACCGGCCGGGACGGCGCGCGGACGGTCACCTGGGTGATGATCGACAAGCTGGGCAACTACGCGTACCTCAAGCGGACCGTGATCGTCGACAACACCGCTCCGGCGGTGGCGTTCAAGAGCGCGCCGGCGAACAAGGCGAAGCTGCGCAAGACTGTCACGGTCAAGGCCACGGCGACCGACCGCAACGGCATCGCCAAGGTCCAGCTGCTGGTCAACGGCAAGGTGGTCGCGACCGACACCAGGTCGGCCTACACGTTCACGCTCAACCCGAAGAAGTACGGCAAGACGTTCACCGTGCAACTGCGCGCCTACGACCGGGCGGGCAACCTCAAGGTGACGACCAAGCGGACCTATCGCCGCTGA
- a CDS encoding helix-turn-helix domain-containing protein: protein MPGGRLSQQERQQIASGLADGLAYAEIARQLDRPTSTVTREVMRNGGPGGYRAELAHHATERRSRQRRATTARSAEAPAQPDGRDAAAVRAYEETLTEIFIQSGLAKMMSRVLACLYISDGGSLTAADLVQRLEVSPATISKSIAFLESQELVRRVRDDRRRERYSVDNELWYQSTIASAQANVRLAEIARQGGSVLGPDSPAAVRLMNIARFLDFVSEAIFRSAEQAREVLYTKDEYTKAETVDDHG from the coding sequence ATGCCGGGAGGCAGGCTCAGCCAGCAGGAGCGCCAGCAGATCGCGTCAGGGCTGGCCGACGGCCTGGCCTACGCGGAGATCGCGCGGCAGCTCGACCGTCCGACGTCGACGGTCACCCGCGAGGTGATGCGCAACGGTGGCCCCGGCGGCTACCGCGCCGAGCTGGCCCACCACGCCACCGAGCGGCGCTCCCGGCAGCGCCGGGCGACCACCGCCCGCAGCGCCGAGGCGCCGGCCCAGCCGGACGGGCGCGACGCCGCGGCGGTCCGGGCGTACGAGGAGACGCTGACCGAGATCTTCATCCAGTCCGGCCTGGCCAAGATGATGTCGCGGGTGCTGGCCTGCCTCTACATCAGTGACGGCGGCAGCCTCACCGCGGCCGACCTGGTCCAGCGCCTCGAGGTCAGCCCGGCGACGATCTCCAAGTCGATCGCGTTCCTGGAGAGTCAGGAGCTGGTCCGCCGGGTGCGCGACGACCGCCGCCGCGAGCGGTACTCGGTGGACAACGAGCTGTGGTACCAGTCGACGATCGCCAGCGCGCAGGCCAACGTGCGGCTCGCCGAGATCGCCCGGCAGGGCGGCAGTGTCCTCGGCCCGGACAGCCCGGCCGCCGTCCGGCTGATGAACATCGCCCGCTTCCTCGACTTCGTCAGCGAGGCGATCTTCCGGTCCGCGGAGCAGGCGCGCGAGGTGCTCTACACGAAGGACGAGTACACAAAGGCCGAAACGGTTGATGATCATGGGTAG
- a CDS encoding DUF4097 family beta strand repeat-containing protein, whose translation MHKFETTAPIAAVLEIAAGRIQVLAADRSDTVVEVRPADASKSRDVKAAEETRVAFTDGVLRVEGTTTNRIFGSSGYVEVTVQLPAGSRIEAKAAAADLRGVGRLGDVTFEAAQGEIKLDEAAGVRSTTAAGDVVIGRLTGPAAITTSKGDIRIAEASRGEVVLSTQAGSISIGAATGVSAALDARTGYGQISNSLKNDGSIALDIHATTSYGDIAATSN comes from the coding sequence GTGCACAAGTTCGAGACCACCGCCCCGATCGCCGCCGTCCTCGAGATCGCCGCCGGCCGCATCCAGGTCCTCGCCGCCGACCGGTCCGACACCGTGGTCGAGGTCCGGCCGGCCGACGCCTCGAAGAGCCGCGACGTCAAGGCGGCCGAGGAGACCCGGGTCGCCTTCACCGACGGGGTCCTGCGGGTCGAGGGCACCACCACGAACCGGATCTTCGGCAGCTCCGGCTACGTCGAGGTGACCGTCCAGCTGCCGGCCGGCTCGCGGATCGAGGCCAAGGCGGCCGCCGCGGACCTGCGCGGTGTCGGCCGGCTCGGCGACGTGACCTTCGAGGCCGCGCAGGGCGAGATCAAGCTCGACGAGGCGGCCGGCGTCCGCTCCACCACCGCCGCCGGCGACGTGGTGATCGGCCGCCTCACCGGCCCGGCCGCGATCACCACCAGCAAGGGCGACATCCGGATCGCCGAGGCGTCCCGCGGCGAGGTGGTGCTGAGCACCCAGGCCGGCTCGATCTCGATCGGCGCCGCCACCGGGGTCTCCGCGGCGCTCGATGCCCGCACCGGCTACGGCCAGATCAGCAACAGCCTGAAGAACGACGGCTCGATCGCGCTCGACATCCACGCCACCACCTCGTACGGCGACATCGCCGCCACGAGCAACTGA
- a CDS encoding ATP-binding cassette domain-containing protein translates to MTNSAIAASGLRKSYGDKVVLDGVDIAVPEGTIFALLGPNGAGKTTAVKILSTLLSAGPASGEIRVGGHDLAADPQAVRAAIGVTGQFSAVDGLITGEENMLLMADLHHLSRAEGRRITAELLERFDLVEAARKPASTYSGGMKRRLDIAMTLVGRPRIIFLDEPTTGLDPRSRHNMWQIIRELVASGVTVFLTTQYLEEADELADRIAVLNDGKIVAEGTAGELKRLIPGGHVRLRFTDPEAYQAAAAALPDAARDEESLSLQILSDGSQRDLRSVLDRLDSAGVEADELTVHTPDLDDVFFALTAKLEETVR, encoded by the coding sequence ATGACGAATTCGGCCATCGCGGCGAGCGGGCTGCGCAAGTCGTACGGCGACAAGGTGGTGCTCGACGGGGTCGACATCGCCGTACCGGAAGGAACAATCTTCGCTCTTCTGGGTCCGAACGGCGCCGGCAAGACCACCGCCGTGAAGATCCTCTCCACGCTCCTCTCCGCGGGTCCCGCCTCCGGCGAGATCCGGGTCGGCGGTCACGACCTGGCCGCCGACCCGCAGGCGGTGCGCGCCGCGATCGGCGTCACCGGACAGTTCTCCGCGGTCGACGGCCTGATCACCGGCGAGGAGAACATGCTGCTGATGGCGGACCTGCACCACCTGTCCCGGGCCGAGGGCCGCCGGATCACCGCCGAACTGCTGGAGCGCTTCGACCTGGTGGAGGCGGCGCGGAAACCGGCCTCCACCTACTCCGGCGGCATGAAACGCCGCCTCGACATCGCGATGACCCTGGTCGGCCGGCCGCGGATCATCTTCCTCGACGAGCCGACCACCGGCCTCGACCCGCGCAGCCGGCACAACATGTGGCAGATCATCCGCGAGCTGGTCGCGAGCGGCGTCACCGTCTTCCTCACCACGCAGTACCTGGAGGAGGCCGACGAGCTCGCCGACCGGATCGCGGTGCTCAACGACGGGAAGATCGTCGCCGAGGGCACCGCCGGCGAGCTCAAGCGACTCATCCCGGGCGGCCACGTCCGGCTCCGCTTCACCGACCCGGAGGCGTACCAGGCGGCCGCCGCCGCGCTCCCGGACGCCGCCCGCGACGAGGAGTCGCTGTCCCTGCAGATCCTCAGCGACGGCAGCCAGCGCGACCTGCGCTCGGTCCTGGACCGGCTGGACTCGGCCGGCGTCGAGGCCGACGAGCTGACCGTGCACACCCCCGACCTCGACGACGTGTTCTTCGCCCTGACCGCCAAGCTTGAGGAGACTGTCCGATGA
- a CDS encoding ABC transporter permease: MSTLSLAVRDSSTMLRRNLLHARRYPSLTLNLLLTPIMLLLLFVYIFGDTLGAGLGGGRAEYIAYLVPGLLLMTIGSTVIGTAVSVSTDMTEGIIARFRTMAIHRGSVLVGHVIGSVLQSVASVVLVGLVGVAIGFRSTDATVLDWLAAFGLLVLFALALTWIAVGMGLISPSAEAASNNAMPLILLPLLSSAFVPIDKMPGWFQPIAEYQPFTPAIETLRGLLLGTPIGHNGWLAVAWCVGLAILGYFWSTAKFNNDPH, encoded by the coding sequence ATGAGCACCCTGTCCCTGGCCGTCCGCGACTCGTCGACGATGCTGCGCCGCAACCTGCTGCACGCCCGGCGCTACCCGTCGCTCACGCTGAACCTGCTGCTCACCCCGATCATGTTGCTGCTGCTCTTCGTCTACATATTCGGCGACACCCTGGGCGCGGGGCTCGGCGGCGGGCGGGCCGAGTACATCGCGTACCTGGTGCCCGGCCTGCTGCTGATGACCATCGGCAGCACGGTGATCGGCACCGCGGTCTCGGTCTCCACCGACATGACCGAGGGGATCATCGCCCGCTTCCGCACGATGGCCATCCACCGCGGATCAGTGCTGGTCGGGCACGTGATCGGCAGCGTCCTGCAGTCCGTGGCCAGCGTGGTGCTGGTCGGCCTGGTCGGCGTCGCCATCGGCTTCCGGTCGACGGACGCGACGGTGCTGGACTGGCTGGCCGCGTTCGGGCTGCTGGTGCTCTTCGCCCTGGCGCTCACCTGGATCGCGGTCGGCATGGGCCTGATCAGCCCGAGCGCCGAGGCGGCCAGCAACAACGCGATGCCGCTGATCCTGCTGCCGCTGCTGTCCAGCGCGTTCGTCCCGATCGACAAGATGCCCGGCTGGTTCCAGCCGATCGCCGAGTATCAGCCGTTCACCCCGGCCATCGAGACCCTGCGCGGCCTGCTCCTGGGCACCCCGATCGGGCACAACGGCTGGCTGGCCGTGGCCTGGTGCGTCGGCCTCGCGATCCTCGGCTACTTCTGGTCCACCGCCAAGTTCAACAACGATCCGCACTGA